TTTGCAAGCACTGCAGCCAAGCTGGCCCGCACTCACGGCACGCTACTTTGATTCTCGGACCGGGGAAAGCCCGCGATTGTAGCACCGTTGACGCCAAGACTCAAATCCGAGCCCACAATCGCCGCCGGCGGAAGCACTCGGCCGCCGGCCCGCTTCGTCATTTTCTCTTCAACGCAGCCAAGGCCGCAAAGGGATTGGGGCGCTCGGACGAGGCTGCTTCTTCCTCGCTCAGCTCCGCCACGCCTGCCGGCACTTCCAAGGGCTTCGGGCATTGTTCGTGGCGCGGCACCAAGGGGAGCGACAAGAGCAATTCATCTTCCACCAATTCCTGAACGTCGAGATTGCGCGTCAGCACCAGCAGCTCCTCTTCGCTCTCGATGTCCTGCTCGGCCGCCTCTTGCTCATCGCGCACAAAGCGATAGGAGCGCTCCAGGCTCATCGACTCCTGCACCGGCTGCAGGCAGCGCTGGCAGGTCATGCTCACTTCAGCCGAGGCCTCCAGGTGCAACCAGGTTTCAATGGCACCGCCGCTGAGCTCCCGGCGCTCACCTTGCAAGGACCACTGCACCGCAGGCCAGGCCGCCACCGGCGTCTCGGGCGCCGCCACATCGGCCAGGCGACCCAGCTGCGAAGCCGGCCACTCACCCTGCAGGCTGCCCGCATCCCGGGCAAAGGCCGGAACGTCCAATTTTCGCGAGTCAAATTCATGCGCTTTCATGGCCGCAAGTGTACGAGGCCGGCCTTGCAAGCCGGGCAGCTGAAACGCGAAGCCCGGCCGCCAATGCGAAAATCCAGCCATGCACACACCCTCCGCCACCCCGGCACCCCGCCCCCTGATCCTCGCCTCCACCTCACGCTACCGGCGTGAACTGCTGGAGCGGCTGCGCCTGCCCTTTGCCGTGCAGTCACCCGAAGTAGATGAAACCCCGCTTCCCGGCGAAGCACCCGCGGCACTGGCTGCGCGCCTGTCTCTCGCCAAGGCGCACGCCGTGGCCCGACTTCACCCCGAGGCAATCGTGATCGGCTCTGACCAAGTTGCCGACCTGAATGGCAGCCCCATCGGCAAGCCAGGCAGCCACGAGCGCGCCGTCGAGCAACTGCGCCGCATGAGCGGCCACAGCATCATTTTTCAAACCGGCGTGGCCGTGGTCTGCGAGGCAAGCGGTTTTGCCCAGCAAGACCTGGCCCCGGTGCGCGTTCGCTTTCGCGAACTCAGCGACACCGAGATTGAGACCTATCTGCGCGCCGAGCAGCCCTACGACTGCGCAGGCAGCGCCAAATCGGAAGGACTAGGCATCAGCCTGCTGTCGGCCATCGAGTCAGACGACCCGACTGCGCTGATCGGCCTGCCACTGATCCGCACCAGCGCCCTGCTCCGCGCCGCGGGCCTGGATCCCTTGCAAGCCCTCGCCCACAGCCTGGCAGGCGGAGTCAGCCCATGAACGCGCACAACAACAAGAAGGGCCGCCTTTACCTGATCCCCAACACCCTGGACTTTGGCGTCGAGGGCGCGGCGGTGCCACTCAATGAGGTCTTGCCGCAGCAAGTCATTGCCACCGCCGCACGCCTGAGCCACTGGGCCGCCGAAAGCGCCAAGACCACCCGTGCGTTTTTGAAGCGAGTGGACGAAGTCTGCCCGCTGGCGCAGCCCCTGCAGAGCCTGGAGATCAAGGAATTGCCACGCCCGCCCAAAGGCCGGGGCGGCGATCTGGTCAACCAGAACCAGGCCTGGCACGCCCTGTTGGCGCCCGCGCTGGCCGGGCATGACATGGGCCTGATTTCAGAAGCCGGCCTTCCGGCCGTGGCCGACCCCGGCGCCCTGCTGGTGGCCGCCGCGCACGATGCCGACATCGAGGTGCTGCCGTTGAGCGGCCCCAGCTCCCTGCTGATGGCCTTGTCGGCCAGCGGCCTGAATGGCCAGAGTTTTGCGTTTGTCGGCTACCTGCCCGTGGAAGCACCAGCGCGCGCCGCGCGCATCAAGGAGCTGGAAGCCCTGTCCGGCCGGCAACAGCAAACCCAGCTGATGATCGAAACACCGTACCGCAACTCCGCCCTGCTCCATGCCCTGCTGAGCAATTTGCGACCACAGACCCGCCTGTCCATCAGCTGCGGCCTGAGCCTGACCCAAGGCTGGACCCGCAGCGCCAGCGTGGCCGATTGGCGCAGCTCCGGCGAGGGCTTGCCGGACAAGGTGCCAGCGGTGTTCGCCATCCTGGCCTGAGCCGGGCAGCCAGGGCTACCGCTAGCACGCCCAAGAAAACGGCGCCTCATGGGCGCCGTCTTTTCACTTGAAACTCAGTCCGCTTTGCCAGCCGGCCGAGCCGCGCAAGGCGCGCGTGCCTTCAAGACTCCAGCGAAGCCGCCGGTGCCTTGGCCCCGAACAAGGCCGCCACCTTCTTCTTGGGCTTGATATTGCTCGACACGCTGCGCGGCGCTGCAGCAGCACCCTTGTCCCAGGCCGGCGGCTCGTCGCGCTGACTGGCTTCGTAGGGCTTGTCGAAGAAGGCATCGCGCGGCGCTGCCGGTGGGCGGTAGGCCGGACGGGGCGCGGCGGCGGCGGGGGCTGCATCATAGAAAGACTCTTCGCGACGCGGCCGGGCCGGACGATCCGAGCGCTCGACACCCTCGTATCGAGCGGAGCGCGAGCCACGGTCATCCGGCAACTCAAAAGCCTGCAAATCCAGCGTGCGCTTGACCAGTTTTTCAATGTCCGCAACCAGACGCGCATCAGCACGCGTCACCAGGGTCACTGCCACGCCGGACGCACCCGCGCGGCCGGTGCGGCCAATGCGGTGAACGTAATCTTCGGCATTGAAGGGCACGTCGAAATTGAAGACCGCGGGCAGATCGGCAATATCCAGGCCACGCGCAGCCACGTCGGTGGCGACCAGCAGGTCGACTTCACCGCGCTTGAAGGCCTCGAGCGACTTCAGGCGCTCGTCCTGCGACTTGTCGCCATGCAAGGCCGCCGTGCGCAAGCCATCGCGCTCGAAGGAGCGTGCCAGGCGGGCGGCACCCAGCTTG
This region of Paucibacter aquatile genomic DNA includes:
- a CDS encoding YceD family protein; its protein translation is MKAHEFDSRKLDVPAFARDAGSLQGEWPASQLGRLADVAAPETPVAAWPAVQWSLQGERRELSGGAIETWLHLEASAEVSMTCQRCLQPVQESMSLERSYRFVRDEQEAAEQDIESEEELLVLTRNLDVQELVEDELLLSLPLVPRHEQCPKPLEVPAGVAELSEEEAASSERPNPFAALAALKRK
- a CDS encoding Maf family nucleotide pyrophosphatase; the encoded protein is MHTPSATPAPRPLILASTSRYRRELLERLRLPFAVQSPEVDETPLPGEAPAALAARLSLAKAHAVARLHPEAIVIGSDQVADLNGSPIGKPGSHERAVEQLRRMSGHSIIFQTGVAVVCEASGFAQQDLAPVRVRFRELSDTEIETYLRAEQPYDCAGSAKSEGLGISLLSAIESDDPTALIGLPLIRTSALLRAAGLDPLQALAHSLAGGVSP
- a CDS encoding SAM-dependent methyltransferase; this translates as MNAHNNKKGRLYLIPNTLDFGVEGAAVPLNEVLPQQVIATAARLSHWAAESAKTTRAFLKRVDEVCPLAQPLQSLEIKELPRPPKGRGGDLVNQNQAWHALLAPALAGHDMGLISEAGLPAVADPGALLVAAAHDADIEVLPLSGPSSLLMALSASGLNGQSFAFVGYLPVEAPARAARIKELEALSGRQQQTQLMIETPYRNSALLHALLSNLRPQTRLSISCGLSLTQGWTRSASVADWRSSGEGLPDKVPAVFAILA